One window of the Piliocolobus tephrosceles isolate RC106 chromosome 17, ASM277652v3, whole genome shotgun sequence genome contains the following:
- the PAM16 gene encoding mitochondrial import inner membrane translocase subunit TIM16: MAKYLAQIIVMGVQVVGRAFARALRQEFAASRAAADARGRAGHRSAAASNLSGLSLQEAQQILNVSKLSPEEVQKNYEHLFKVNDKSVGGSFYLQSKVVRAKERLDEELKIQAQEDREKGQKPHT, encoded by the exons ATG GCCAAGTACCTGGCGCAGATCATTGTGATGGGTGtgcaggtggtgggcagggccttTGCACGGGCCCTGCGGCAGGAGTTTGCAG CCAGCCGGGCCGCAGCTGATGCCCGAGGACGCGCTGGACACCGGTCTGCAGCCGCTTCCAAcctctccggcctcagcctccaggaggCACAGCAGATTCTCAACGTGTCCAAGCTGAGCCCCGAGGAGGTCCAGAAG AACTATGAACACTTATTTAAGGTGAATGACAAATCCGTGGGTGGCTCTTTCTACCTGCAGTCAAAG GTGGTCCGCGCAAAGGAGCGCCTGGACGAGGAACTCAAAATCCAGGCCCAGGAGGACAGAGAAAAAGGGCAGAAGCCCCACACGTGA
- the GLIS2 gene encoding zinc finger protein GLIS2, with product MHSLDEPLDLKLSITKLRAAREKRDRTLGVVRPCALHRELGLVDDSPTPGSPGSPPSGFLLNSKFPEKVEGRFSAAPLVDLSLSPPSGLDSPNGSSSLSPERQGNGDLPPVPSASDFQPLRYLDGVPSSFQFFLPLGSGGALHLPASSFLTPPKDKCLSPDLPLPKQLVCRWAKCNQLFELLQDLVDHVNDYHVKPEKDAGYCCHWEGCARHGRGFNARYKMLIHIRTHTNEKPHRCPTCSKSFSRLENLKIHNRSHTGEKPYVCPYEGCNKRYSNSSDRFKHTRTHYVDKPYYCKMPGCHKRYTDPSSLRKHIKAHGHFVSHEQQELLQLRPPPKPPLPAPDGGPYVSGAQIIIPNPAALFGGPGLPGLPLPLAPGPLDLSALACGNGGGSGGGGGMGPGLPGPVLPLNLAKNPLLPSPFGAGGLGLPVVSLLAGAAGGKAEGEKGRGSVPTRALGMEGRKTPLERTESSCSRPSPDGLPLLPGTVLDLSMGVNSAASSPEALAPGWVVIPPGSVLLKPAVVN from the exons ATGCACTCCCTGGACGAGCCGCTCGACCTGAAGCTGAGTATCACCAAGCTCCGGGCGGCAAGAGAGAAGCGGGACAGGACTCTGGGTGTGGTCCGGCCCTGTGCTCTGCACAGGGAGCTGGGCCTGGTGGACGACAGCCCCACGCCTGGCTCTCCCGGGTCCCCGCCCTCAG GCTTCCTGCTGAACTCCAAGTTCCCTGAGAAGGTAGAGGGACGCTTTTCAGCAGCCCCTCTCGTGGACCTCAGCTTGTCACCACCATCTGGGCTGGACTCCCCCAATGGCAGCAGCTCGCTGTCCCCTGAGCGTCAGGGCAACGGGGACCTGCCTCCAGTGCCCAGTGCCTCG GACTTCCAGCCATTGCGCTATTTGGATGGTGTCCCCAGCTCCTTCCAGTTCTTCCTGCCCCTGGGCTCTGGGGGGGCCCTGCAcctgcctgcctcctccttccttaCCCCTCCCAAGGACAAGTGCCTCTCTCCAGACCTGCCCCTGCCCAAGCAGCTGGTGTGTCGCTGGGCCAAG TGTAACCAGCTCTTTGAGCTCCTGCAAGACCTGGTGGACCACGTCAACGACTACCATGTCAAGCCCGAGAAGGACGCGGGGTACTGCTGCCACTGGGAGGGCTGTGCCCGCCATGGCCGAGGCTTCAACGCCAG GTACAAGATGCTCATCCACATCCGCACACACACCAACGAGAAACCGCACCGCTGCCCGACCTGTAGCAAGAGCTTCTCCCGCCTGGAGAACCTGAAGATCCACAACCGGTCGCACACAG GTGAGAAGCCCTATGTCTGCCCCTACGAGGGCTGCAACAAGCGCTATTCCAACTCCAGTGACCGCTTTAAGCACACGCGCACCCACTACGTGGACAAGCCCTACTACTGCAAGATGCCCGGCTGCCACAAGCGCTACACGGACCCCAGCTCACTGCGCAAGCACATCAAGGCCCACGGCCACTTCGTGTCCCACGAGCAGCAAGAGCTCCTGCAGCTGCGCCCACCCCCCAAGCCGCCACTGCCCGCCCCCGACGGCGGCCCCTATGTCAGTGGGGCCCAGATCATCATCCCCAACCCAGCTGCCCTCTTTGGAGGCCCTGGTCTTCCCGGCCTGCCCCTACCCCTGGCCCCCGGCCCCCTCGACCTCAGTGCCCTGGCCTGTGGCAACGGTgggggcagtgggggtggggggggcatGGGCCCTGGGCTGCCAGGCCCCGTCCTGCCTCTCAATCTGGCCAAGAACCCGCTGCTGCCCTCGCCCTTTGGGGCTGGCGGACTGGGCTTGCCTGTGGTCTCCCTCCTCGCTGGCGCCGCTGGTGGCAAGGCCGAGGGGGAGAAGGGGCGTGGGTCAGTgcccaccagggccctgggcaTGGAGGGCCGCAAGACGCCCCTCGAAAGGACGGAGAGCAGCTGCTCCCGGCCAAGCCCCGATGGACTCCCCCtgctgccaggcactgtgctggaccTGTCCATGGGTGTCAACTCGGCCGCCAGCAGCCCGGAGGCGCTGGCCCCTGGCTGGGTGGTCATCCCGCCGGGCTCGGTGCTGCTCAAACCGGCTGTGGTGAACTGA